One Phalacrocorax aristotelis chromosome 12, bGulAri2.1, whole genome shotgun sequence DNA window includes the following coding sequences:
- the MARCHF8 gene encoding E3 ubiquitin-protein ligase MARCHF8 isoform X4 translates to MNMPLHQISVIPAQDVTSSRVSRSKTKEKEEQAGSPTSISAPHSFSRTSVTPSNQDICSSSAVFSECCHHSPVQSAVVLKNPHCQSPLTQGVTVTVICQDTLHAAKRNSRGQDRGQALRSAKNVKPTRTLKFSKSLNDVDQKAQSTSECFDYVERTRSEGKLTPTQEQCLRINKFHLKERKPLNLRPLSFSNSKHSYIPSLSNYSNASGGAENHSAVHIPLLEDKVDHDTSRSKKLLRYLFSFSHTSSTSSLHKFHELESYSSHFQAEKSSSVLVESTDFCSDDMGDDDVFEDSTSVKLKTKEQRAPLCSVEKDSDLDCPSPLSEKFPPLSPVSTSGDTCRICHCEGDDESPLITPCHCTGSLHFVHQACLQQWIKSSDTRCCELCKYEFIMETKLKPLRKWEKLQMTASERRKIMCSVTFHIIAITCVVWSLYVLIDRTAEEIKQGQTTGILEWPFWTKLVVVAIGFTGGLLFMYVQCKVYVQLWKRLKAYNRVIYVQNCPETSKNNIFEKPALMEPNFESKEMLGVHHSDTNSSHYTEPEDCAAEILHV, encoded by the exons GCTGGAAGTCCAACTTCTATCTCTGCCCCTCATAGCTTCTCTCGGACTTCTGTTACACCATCCAACCAGGACATCTGCAG TTCCAGTGCAGTGTTTTCTGAGTGTTGTCATCACAGTCCAGTGCAGTCTGCTGTTGTCCTGAAAAATCCTCACTGCCAGAGCCCTCTGACACAAGGGGTCACTGTGACAGTAATCTGTCAGGACACGTTACACGCAGCAAAGAGAAACTCCCGTGGGCAGGATCGGGGCCAGGCGCTCAGGTCTGCTAAGAATGTAAAGCCCACCCGCACTCTGAAATTCTCCAAGTCCCTCAATGACGTGGACCAGAAGGCGCAGAGCACCAGCGAGTGCTTTGACTATGTGGAGCGAACGCGCTCGGAAGGCAAATTGACCCCGACTCAAGAGCAGTGTTTAAGGATTAACAAATTTCATCTTAAAGAGAGGAAACCGCTGAATCTCAGGCCTCTTTCTTTTAGCAATTCTAAACACTCCTACATCCCTTCCCTTTCCAACTACTCGAACGCGTCGGGAGGAGCAGAGAACCACAGTGCTGTACATATCCCCTTGCTGGAGGACAAAGTGGACCATGACACCTCAAGGAGCAAAAAACTGTTGcgttaccttttttccttctcccacacctccagcaccagcagcctGCATAAGTTCCATGAACTGGAGAGCTATTCCAGTCACTTCCAAGCTGAGAAATCCTCCAGCGTGCTGGTGGAAAGCACAGACTTTTGCTCCGATGATATGGGAGACGATGACGTCTTTGAGGACAGCACCTCAGtgaaattgaaaacaaaagagcAGCGGGCACCACTCTGTTCAGTTGAGAAGGACAGTGACCTTGACTGCCCTTCCCCCCTCTCAGAAAAAttcccccctctctcccccGTGTCCACATCGGGGGACACCTGCAG GATATGTCACTGTGAAGGAGATGATGAGAGCCCTTTGATCACCCCCTGTCACTGCACGGGAAGTCTTCATTTTGTGCACCAAGCCTGCCTGCAGCAATGGATCAAGAGCTCAGATACACGATGCTGTGAACTGTGCAAGTACGAGTTCATCATGGAGACAAAACTGAAGCCTTTGCGAAAG TGGGAGAAGCTGCAGATGACGGCCAGCGAGAGGAGGAAGATCATGTGCTCTGTAACATTCCATATCATCGCCATCACCTGCGTCGTGTGGTCTCTCTATGTCCTGATAGACAGGACTGCTGAAGAGATTAAACAGGGACAGACTACTG ggATTCTAGAGTGGCCATTTTGGACTAAGCTGGTGGTTGTGGCTATTGGTTTCACTGGAGGACTTCTGTTCATGTACGTACAATGCAAAGTGTACGTACAGCTGTGGAAGAGACTTAAAGCTTATAACCGAGTAATATATGTACAAAACTGTCCGGAAACTAgcaaaaacaatatttttgaaaaaccTGCACTAATGGAGCCAAACTTCGAAAGCAAAGAAATGCTTGGGGTTCACCATTCAGACACAAACTCTTCACATTACACAGAGCCAGAAGACTGTGCTGCAGAAATCCTTCACGTCTGA
- the MARCHF8 gene encoding E3 ubiquitin-protein ligase MARCHF8 isoform X5 — protein sequence MCSKELIVSGKNEKALGHSVSRSSNISKAGSPTSISAPHSFSRTSVTPSNQDICSSSAVFSECCHHSPVQSAVVLKNPHCQSPLTQGVTVTVICQDTLHAAKRNSRGQDRGQALRSAKNVKPTRTLKFSKSLNDVDQKAQSTSECFDYVERTRSEGKLTPTQEQCLRINKFHLKERKPLNLRPLSFSNSKHSYIPSLSNYSNASGGAENHSAVHIPLLEDKVDHDTSRSKKLLRYLFSFSHTSSTSSLHKFHELESYSSHFQAEKSSSVLVESTDFCSDDMGDDDVFEDSTSVKLKTKEQRAPLCSVEKDSDLDCPSPLSEKFPPLSPVSTSGDTCRICHCEGDDESPLITPCHCTGSLHFVHQACLQQWIKSSDTRCCELCKYEFIMETKLKPLRKWEKLQMTASERRKIMCSVTFHIIAITCVVWSLYVLIDRTAEEIKQGQTTGILEWPFWTKLVVVAIGFTGGLLFMYVQCKVYVQLWKRLKAYNRVIYVQNCPETSKNNIFEKPALMEPNFESKEMLGVHHSDTNSSHYTEPEDCAAEILHV from the exons GCTGGAAGTCCAACTTCTATCTCTGCCCCTCATAGCTTCTCTCGGACTTCTGTTACACCATCCAACCAGGACATCTGCAG TTCCAGTGCAGTGTTTTCTGAGTGTTGTCATCACAGTCCAGTGCAGTCTGCTGTTGTCCTGAAAAATCCTCACTGCCAGAGCCCTCTGACACAAGGGGTCACTGTGACAGTAATCTGTCAGGACACGTTACACGCAGCAAAGAGAAACTCCCGTGGGCAGGATCGGGGCCAGGCGCTCAGGTCTGCTAAGAATGTAAAGCCCACCCGCACTCTGAAATTCTCCAAGTCCCTCAATGACGTGGACCAGAAGGCGCAGAGCACCAGCGAGTGCTTTGACTATGTGGAGCGAACGCGCTCGGAAGGCAAATTGACCCCGACTCAAGAGCAGTGTTTAAGGATTAACAAATTTCATCTTAAAGAGAGGAAACCGCTGAATCTCAGGCCTCTTTCTTTTAGCAATTCTAAACACTCCTACATCCCTTCCCTTTCCAACTACTCGAACGCGTCGGGAGGAGCAGAGAACCACAGTGCTGTACATATCCCCTTGCTGGAGGACAAAGTGGACCATGACACCTCAAGGAGCAAAAAACTGTTGcgttaccttttttccttctcccacacctccagcaccagcagcctGCATAAGTTCCATGAACTGGAGAGCTATTCCAGTCACTTCCAAGCTGAGAAATCCTCCAGCGTGCTGGTGGAAAGCACAGACTTTTGCTCCGATGATATGGGAGACGATGACGTCTTTGAGGACAGCACCTCAGtgaaattgaaaacaaaagagcAGCGGGCACCACTCTGTTCAGTTGAGAAGGACAGTGACCTTGACTGCCCTTCCCCCCTCTCAGAAAAAttcccccctctctcccccGTGTCCACATCGGGGGACACCTGCAG GATATGTCACTGTGAAGGAGATGATGAGAGCCCTTTGATCACCCCCTGTCACTGCACGGGAAGTCTTCATTTTGTGCACCAAGCCTGCCTGCAGCAATGGATCAAGAGCTCAGATACACGATGCTGTGAACTGTGCAAGTACGAGTTCATCATGGAGACAAAACTGAAGCCTTTGCGAAAG TGGGAGAAGCTGCAGATGACGGCCAGCGAGAGGAGGAAGATCATGTGCTCTGTAACATTCCATATCATCGCCATCACCTGCGTCGTGTGGTCTCTCTATGTCCTGATAGACAGGACTGCTGAAGAGATTAAACAGGGACAGACTACTG ggATTCTAGAGTGGCCATTTTGGACTAAGCTGGTGGTTGTGGCTATTGGTTTCACTGGAGGACTTCTGTTCATGTACGTACAATGCAAAGTGTACGTACAGCTGTGGAAGAGACTTAAAGCTTATAACCGAGTAATATATGTACAAAACTGTCCGGAAACTAgcaaaaacaatatttttgaaaaaccTGCACTAATGGAGCCAAACTTCGAAAGCAAAGAAATGCTTGGGGTTCACCATTCAGACACAAACTCTTCACATTACACAGAGCCAGAAGACTGTGCTGCAGAAATCCTTCACGTCTGA
- the MARCHF8 gene encoding E3 ubiquitin-protein ligase MARCHF8 isoform X3: MNMPLHQISVIPAQDVTSSRVSRSKTKEKEEQNEKALGHSVSRSSNISKAGSPTSISAPHSFSRTSVTPSNQDICSSSAVFSECCHHSPVQSAVVLKNPHCQSPLTQGVTVTVICQDTLHAAKRNSRGQDRGQALRSAKNVKPTRTLKFSKSLNDVDQKAQSTSECFDYVERTRSEGKLTPTQEQCLRINKFHLKERKPLNLRPLSFSNSKHSYIPSLSNYSNASGGAENHSAVHIPLLEDKVDHDTSRSKKLLRYLFSFSHTSSTSSLHKFHELESYSSHFQAEKSSSVLVESTDFCSDDMGDDDVFEDSTSVKLKTKEQRAPLCSVEKDSDLDCPSPLSEKFPPLSPVSTSGDTCRICHCEGDDESPLITPCHCTGSLHFVHQACLQQWIKSSDTRCCELCKYEFIMETKLKPLRKWEKLQMTASERRKIMCSVTFHIIAITCVVWSLYVLIDRTAEEIKQGQTTGILEWPFWTKLVVVAIGFTGGLLFMYVQCKVYVQLWKRLKAYNRVIYVQNCPETSKNNIFEKPALMEPNFESKEMLGVHHSDTNSSHYTEPEDCAAEILHV; the protein is encoded by the exons GCTGGAAGTCCAACTTCTATCTCTGCCCCTCATAGCTTCTCTCGGACTTCTGTTACACCATCCAACCAGGACATCTGCAG TTCCAGTGCAGTGTTTTCTGAGTGTTGTCATCACAGTCCAGTGCAGTCTGCTGTTGTCCTGAAAAATCCTCACTGCCAGAGCCCTCTGACACAAGGGGTCACTGTGACAGTAATCTGTCAGGACACGTTACACGCAGCAAAGAGAAACTCCCGTGGGCAGGATCGGGGCCAGGCGCTCAGGTCTGCTAAGAATGTAAAGCCCACCCGCACTCTGAAATTCTCCAAGTCCCTCAATGACGTGGACCAGAAGGCGCAGAGCACCAGCGAGTGCTTTGACTATGTGGAGCGAACGCGCTCGGAAGGCAAATTGACCCCGACTCAAGAGCAGTGTTTAAGGATTAACAAATTTCATCTTAAAGAGAGGAAACCGCTGAATCTCAGGCCTCTTTCTTTTAGCAATTCTAAACACTCCTACATCCCTTCCCTTTCCAACTACTCGAACGCGTCGGGAGGAGCAGAGAACCACAGTGCTGTACATATCCCCTTGCTGGAGGACAAAGTGGACCATGACACCTCAAGGAGCAAAAAACTGTTGcgttaccttttttccttctcccacacctccagcaccagcagcctGCATAAGTTCCATGAACTGGAGAGCTATTCCAGTCACTTCCAAGCTGAGAAATCCTCCAGCGTGCTGGTGGAAAGCACAGACTTTTGCTCCGATGATATGGGAGACGATGACGTCTTTGAGGACAGCACCTCAGtgaaattgaaaacaaaagagcAGCGGGCACCACTCTGTTCAGTTGAGAAGGACAGTGACCTTGACTGCCCTTCCCCCCTCTCAGAAAAAttcccccctctctcccccGTGTCCACATCGGGGGACACCTGCAG GATATGTCACTGTGAAGGAGATGATGAGAGCCCTTTGATCACCCCCTGTCACTGCACGGGAAGTCTTCATTTTGTGCACCAAGCCTGCCTGCAGCAATGGATCAAGAGCTCAGATACACGATGCTGTGAACTGTGCAAGTACGAGTTCATCATGGAGACAAAACTGAAGCCTTTGCGAAAG TGGGAGAAGCTGCAGATGACGGCCAGCGAGAGGAGGAAGATCATGTGCTCTGTAACATTCCATATCATCGCCATCACCTGCGTCGTGTGGTCTCTCTATGTCCTGATAGACAGGACTGCTGAAGAGATTAAACAGGGACAGACTACTG ggATTCTAGAGTGGCCATTTTGGACTAAGCTGGTGGTTGTGGCTATTGGTTTCACTGGAGGACTTCTGTTCATGTACGTACAATGCAAAGTGTACGTACAGCTGTGGAAGAGACTTAAAGCTTATAACCGAGTAATATATGTACAAAACTGTCCGGAAACTAgcaaaaacaatatttttgaaaaaccTGCACTAATGGAGCCAAACTTCGAAAGCAAAGAAATGCTTGGGGTTCACCATTCAGACACAAACTCTTCACATTACACAGAGCCAGAAGACTGTGCTGCAGAAATCCTTCACGTCTGA